A window from Mycolicibacterium tokaiense encodes these proteins:
- the nrdE gene encoding class 1b ribonucleoside-diphosphate reductase subunit alpha — protein sequence MPGETDYHALNAMLNLYDKNGKIQFDKDREAANQYFLQHVNQNTVFFHSQDEKLDYLVEKNYYEREVLDQYPRNFVKALLDRAYAKKFRFPTFLGAFKYYTSYTLKTFDGKRYLERFEDRVVMVSLTLAAGDTVLAEKLVDEIIDGRFQPATPTFLNSGKKQRGEPVSCFLLRIEDNMESIGRSINSALQLSKRGGGVALLLTNIREHGAPIKNIENQSSGVIPIMKLLEDSFSYANQLGARQGAGAVYLHAHHPDIYRFLDTKRENADEKIRIKTLSLGVVIPDITFELAKKNEDMYLFSPYDVERVYGVPFADISVTEKYYEMVDDSRIRKTKIKAREFFQTLAELQFESGYPYIMYEDTVNRANPIAGKITHSNLCSEILQVSTPSEFNDDLSYSKVGKDISCNLGSLNIAKAMDSPDFAQTIEVSIRALTAVSDQTSITSVPSIEQGNNESHAIGLGQMNLHGYLARERVMYGSEEGVDFTNMYFYTVLYHALRASNRIAIERGKAFGGFKDSKYASGEFFDKYTDQVWEPATARVREIFADAGIRIPTQEDWKRLKESVQQHGIYNQNLQAVPPTGSISYINHSTSSIHPVASKIEIRKEGKIGRVYYPAPYLTNDNLEYYQDAYEIGYEKIIDTYAAATQHVDQGLSLTLFFKDTATTRDVNKAQIYAWRKGIKTLYYIRLRQMALEGTEVEGCVSCML from the coding sequence CTGCCGGGTGAGACGGACTACCACGCGCTCAACGCGATGCTCAACCTGTACGACAAGAACGGCAAGATCCAGTTCGACAAGGATCGCGAAGCCGCCAACCAGTACTTCCTGCAGCACGTCAACCAGAACACGGTGTTCTTCCACAGCCAGGACGAGAAGCTCGACTACCTGGTGGAGAAGAACTACTACGAGCGCGAGGTTCTCGACCAGTACCCGCGCAACTTCGTCAAAGCCCTGCTGGACCGGGCCTACGCCAAGAAATTCCGGTTCCCCACCTTCCTGGGCGCCTTCAAGTACTACACCAGCTACACGCTGAAGACGTTTGACGGCAAGCGTTACCTCGAGCGCTTCGAGGACCGTGTGGTGATGGTGTCGCTGACGCTGGCCGCCGGTGACACGGTGCTGGCCGAGAAGCTCGTCGACGAGATCATCGACGGCCGGTTCCAGCCCGCCACCCCGACCTTCCTGAACTCGGGCAAAAAGCAGCGCGGCGAGCCCGTGTCCTGCTTCCTGCTGCGCATCGAGGACAACATGGAGTCCATCGGGCGCTCCATCAACTCGGCGCTGCAGCTGTCCAAGCGCGGCGGCGGAGTTGCGCTGCTGCTCACCAACATCCGGGAGCACGGCGCGCCGATCAAGAACATCGAGAACCAGAGCTCGGGCGTCATCCCGATCATGAAGCTGCTGGAAGACTCGTTCTCCTACGCCAACCAGCTCGGGGCCCGTCAGGGTGCGGGTGCGGTGTACCTGCACGCCCACCATCCCGACATCTACCGCTTCCTGGACACCAAGCGCGAGAACGCCGACGAGAAGATCCGCATCAAGACACTCTCGCTGGGCGTGGTGATCCCTGACATCACCTTCGAGCTGGCCAAGAAGAACGAGGACATGTACCTGTTCTCGCCGTATGACGTCGAGCGCGTGTACGGCGTGCCGTTCGCCGACATCTCGGTCACCGAGAAGTACTACGAGATGGTCGACGACAGCCGGATCCGCAAGACCAAGATCAAGGCGCGCGAGTTCTTCCAGACGCTGGCCGAGCTGCAGTTCGAGTCCGGCTACCCGTACATCATGTACGAGGACACGGTGAACCGGGCCAACCCCATCGCCGGCAAGATCACCCACAGCAACCTGTGCTCGGAGATCCTGCAGGTGTCCACCCCCTCGGAGTTCAACGACGATCTGTCGTATTCCAAGGTGGGCAAGGACATCTCGTGCAACCTGGGCTCGCTCAACATCGCCAAGGCCATGGACTCGCCGGATTTCGCGCAGACCATCGAGGTGTCCATCCGGGCGTTGACCGCTGTCAGCGACCAGACCTCGATCACGTCGGTGCCCTCGATCGAGCAGGGCAACAACGAATCCCACGCCATCGGTCTGGGGCAGATGAACCTGCACGGGTACCTGGCGCGCGAGCGGGTGATGTACGGCTCCGAGGAAGGTGTCGACTTCACCAACATGTACTTCTACACCGTGCTCTACCACGCGCTGCGGGCATCGAATCGTATTGCGATCGAGCGGGGCAAGGCTTTCGGCGGCTTCAAGGACTCCAAGTACGCCTCCGGGGAGTTCTTCGACAAGTACACCGACCAGGTGTGGGAGCCGGCCACCGCCCGGGTGCGGGAGATCTTCGCCGACGCCGGGATTCGCATCCCGACCCAGGAAGACTGGAAGCGGTTGAAGGAGTCGGTGCAGCAGCACGGCATCTACAACCAGAACCTGCAGGCGGTGCCGCCCACTGGGTCCATCTCTTACATCAACCACTCGACGTCCTCGATCCACCCGGTGGCGAGCAAGATCGAGATCCGCAAAGAGGGCAAGATCGGCCGTGTGTACTACCCGGCGCCGTACCTGACCAACGACAACCTGGAGTACTACCAGGATGCGTACGAGATCGGCTACGAGAAGATCATCGACACCTACGCCGCGGCGACTCAGCATGTGGATCAGGGCCTGTCGCTGACGCTGTTCTTCAAGGACACCGCCACCACGCGCGACGTGAACAAGGCGCAGATCTACGCCTGGCGCAAAGGCATCAAGACCCTGTACTACATCCGGCTGCGTCAGATGGCGCTGGAGGGCACTGAGGTGGAGGGTTGCGTCAGCTGTATGTTGTGA
- a CDS encoding contact-dependent growth inhibition system immunity protein encodes MNDGSISPELYTFFAAYFHQDWDLEAEDWEGVVDNYVDADPVSAPLRELASEIDNLRAARSEEDLRTFLLKTVGVSYLPDPLTFKQWLDQIAAHLRDRASEIEHSNEA; translated from the coding sequence ATGAACGACGGATCAATCTCACCTGAGCTGTACACCTTCTTCGCTGCATACTTTCACCAGGACTGGGATCTAGAGGCTGAAGACTGGGAAGGAGTTGTCGATAATTACGTCGACGCGGATCCCGTTTCGGCGCCTTTGAGAGAATTGGCCAGCGAGATCGACAATCTGCGGGCGGCCCGTTCAGAGGAAGATCTTCGGACGTTTTTACTCAAAACCGTCGGAGTCTCCTACTTGCCCGACCCCCTCACATTCAAGCAGTGGCTGGATCAAATCGCCGCCCACTTACGTGACCGAGCTTCGGAGATTGAGCACAGCAACGAGGCCTGA
- a CDS encoding RNase A-like domain-containing protein, which translates to MANAARMAADEIDRIKTGLASLKADAAALGMEIDPVSGRVVAGPGFTGDPMELMLKQQQLQPRVDKLIGEANLVDMALANAIDTASGATPAQAPAGTPRGLEDMLVPPEAREPTGAPSEILAGATTDPAQPENLGDALTDVAGQPVPTPPSAADRILDELTGQPTDDTPYTQSPLAGPIAAADPSAFNRQLAKVQAAEQNVKAAQAALDEAAAENYTAGAGGGPNRGATDLLTQKLFDARRELTDQRQILEDLNIAVTESGGQSVKIPALPENANVQSLPPEPSKLAEASRALSEGSLGIIPDYVKTADVLTNWGEHSGAEQTQAVLDVAGSLPLPGGKLVTEGLEHGLDALGAVGRHADDIPTDVPTPHVSADDVPSSADIPDVDAPDTPNVPDTPDISAGTADDIGSVGSYGIEDTSALLTASEASGGHLMERHVGQTFDDLAARLDSRPRMEAASSFLTQEEAVAAVSDTLQSNRQKISDWLSTAPKRELELDAPFNGGAVLQRGSDEVVPASAVRVVLRVDGNGGWYVLTGYPKP; encoded by the coding sequence GTGGCCAACGCCGCCCGTATGGCCGCCGACGAGATCGACCGCATCAAGACCGGGCTCGCGTCCCTCAAGGCCGATGCCGCCGCCCTTGGCATGGAGATCGACCCGGTGTCCGGGCGCGTGGTTGCCGGCCCTGGCTTCACTGGCGACCCGATGGAGCTCATGCTCAAGCAGCAACAGCTGCAACCACGGGTTGACAAGCTGATCGGCGAAGCCAACCTGGTTGACATGGCCTTGGCGAACGCCATCGACACGGCCAGCGGCGCGACGCCGGCCCAGGCACCAGCCGGCACGCCCAGGGGTCTGGAAGACATGCTGGTACCGCCGGAAGCTCGCGAACCGACTGGCGCACCCAGCGAGATCCTCGCAGGCGCTACCACCGATCCTGCACAACCGGAGAACCTCGGCGACGCACTGACCGATGTCGCCGGACAACCGGTACCGACACCACCCAGTGCCGCGGACCGCATACTCGATGAGCTCACCGGTCAGCCCACAGACGACACTCCCTACACCCAGTCGCCGCTGGCCGGACCCATCGCAGCCGCCGACCCCTCCGCCTTCAATAGGCAACTCGCCAAAGTGCAGGCCGCCGAACAGAACGTGAAGGCCGCCCAGGCAGCGCTCGACGAAGCTGCCGCCGAAAACTACACGGCGGGCGCAGGCGGCGGCCCCAACCGGGGCGCCACGGACTTGCTGACGCAGAAGCTCTTCGACGCGCGCCGCGAGCTCACCGACCAGCGGCAGATCCTCGAGGATCTGAACATCGCCGTGACCGAATCCGGTGGCCAAAGCGTCAAGATCCCAGCGCTTCCCGAGAACGCCAACGTCCAGTCCCTCCCGCCCGAGCCATCGAAGCTGGCGGAGGCAAGCCGCGCACTCAGTGAGGGCAGCTTGGGCATCATCCCGGACTACGTCAAAACCGCTGACGTGCTCACCAATTGGGGCGAGCATTCAGGGGCCGAACAAACCCAGGCGGTCCTGGACGTTGCCGGCTCGCTCCCCCTCCCTGGCGGCAAGCTGGTCACCGAAGGACTCGAGCACGGCCTGGATGCCTTGGGAGCCGTCGGCCGTCACGCCGACGACATCCCCACCGACGTTCCTACCCCTCACGTCAGTGCTGATGATGTGCCGAGCAGTGCTGATATTCCGGATGTGGATGCGCCGGACACGCCGAATGTGCCCGATACGCCGGACATTTCGGCGGGCACCGCCGACGACATCGGATCTGTGGGTTCGTACGGTATCGAGGACACCAGTGCGCTGCTCACCGCCAGCGAGGCGTCCGGCGGGCATCTCATGGAGAGGCACGTCGGGCAGACCTTTGATGATCTCGCAGCCCGGTTGGATTCACGGCCGCGGATGGAGGCTGCATCGTCATTCCTTACACAGGAAGAGGCGGTGGCCGCAGTAAGCGACACCCTGCAGTCCAATCGACAGAAAATCAGCGATTGGCTTTCTACAGCACCTAAGCGCGAGCTCGAACTGGATGCGCCATTCAATGGAGGCGCAGTTCTACAACGCGGGAGTGACGAGGTGGTGCCTGCCAGCGCTGTTAGGGTCGTTTTGCGCGTTGACGGAAATGGAGGCTGGTACGTGCTGACGGGATACCCGAAACCATGA
- a CDS encoding WXG100 family type VII secretion target, which translates to MALKVNIEDLVASGVKVTGHGEDVAMKHCTADTRIETAQGGWQGRSAASLTLRMTEWSTATTTLLTQLSNHAQGLHTCAQEFCAMEENHAEALEAPGRQADSIATQM; encoded by the coding sequence GTGGCGCTGAAGGTGAACATCGAGGACCTGGTGGCGTCCGGCGTGAAAGTCACCGGTCACGGCGAGGACGTGGCCATGAAGCACTGCACTGCCGACACCCGTATTGAGACCGCGCAGGGCGGGTGGCAGGGACGCTCGGCGGCCTCGCTGACCCTGCGAATGACCGAATGGTCCACCGCCACGACCACTCTGCTGACCCAGCTCAGCAACCACGCCCAAGGCTTGCACACCTGCGCGCAGGAGTTCTGCGCCATGGAGGAAAATCACGCCGAGGCGCTCGAAGCGCCTGGGCGACAGGCTGATTCCATCGCAACGCAGATGTAG
- a CDS encoding DUF5997 family protein has product MSRPDAQSMKPATAAKKLDVYLPATPAEFQDNAITRAELAALQADPPQWLKDLRKNGPHPKNLVAAKLGVSISGLARGGVVDALTTEQINALLEEKPEWLVAERESYQNVLRDEQRLKSLRADRARERQR; this is encoded by the coding sequence ATGAGCAGGCCCGACGCCCAGTCCATGAAACCCGCCACCGCGGCCAAGAAGCTGGATGTGTACCTGCCCGCGACGCCCGCGGAATTCCAGGACAACGCCATCACCCGCGCTGAACTCGCCGCGCTGCAGGCCGATCCCCCGCAGTGGCTCAAAGACCTCCGCAAGAACGGGCCGCACCCGAAGAACCTGGTGGCAGCCAAACTGGGTGTCTCGATCTCCGGCCTGGCCCGCGGCGGGGTCGTGGACGCGCTGACCACCGAGCAGATCAACGCGCTGCTGGAGGAGAAGCCGGAGTGGCTGGTCGCCGAGCGGGAGAGCTACCAGAATGTGCTGCGTGACGAGCAGCGACTGAAGTCGCTGCGCGCGGATCGGGCGCGCGAACGCCAGAGGTGA
- a CDS encoding LysR family substrate-binding domain-containing protein, translating to MTPASLTLGYVPGGTPAKWARIWAERHPGVPLDLRALTAAEAANAVLTGTVDVALLRPPADATGLAIIPLYEETTVAVVPTDHVLTAVDEIAAADLDGEPRLLPDDNVVDWPQAPGTVVEHRPETTGEAIELVAAGVGVLIVPQSLARLHHRKDLTYRPITDAPPCPVALAVPAGPQPELVEEFIGIVRGRKAGSSRAQTELAPKRTAREKTLAKQAARAAAGKVARKPGPAKRGRR from the coding sequence GTGACACCGGCCTCGCTCACCCTCGGCTACGTTCCCGGCGGGACGCCTGCCAAGTGGGCCAGGATCTGGGCCGAGCGCCACCCCGGCGTCCCCCTGGACCTCCGAGCGCTGACGGCCGCAGAGGCTGCCAATGCAGTGCTCACCGGCACCGTCGACGTGGCGCTGCTACGGCCACCGGCCGACGCCACCGGGCTGGCCATCATCCCGCTGTACGAGGAGACGACGGTGGCGGTGGTGCCCACCGATCACGTCCTCACCGCCGTCGACGAGATCGCTGCCGCCGATCTGGACGGCGAGCCCAGACTCCTGCCGGATGACAATGTGGTCGACTGGCCGCAGGCGCCGGGAACGGTGGTCGAGCACCGGCCCGAAACCACCGGCGAGGCAATCGAACTCGTCGCCGCCGGCGTGGGTGTGCTCATCGTTCCCCAGTCCTTGGCGCGACTGCATCATCGCAAAGACCTGACCTACCGCCCGATCACCGATGCGCCCCCGTGCCCGGTCGCACTCGCCGTCCCCGCGGGCCCGCAACCGGAGCTCGTGGAGGAGTTCATCGGCATCGTGCGGGGCCGCAAGGCCGGCTCCTCGCGGGCGCAGACCGAGCTTGCCCCCAAACGCACCGCGCGGGAGAAGACGCTGGCCAAGCAGGCTGCCCGCGCTGCCGCGGGCAAGGTGGCCCGTAAGCCCGGTCCGGCTAAGCGCGGTCGCCGCTGA
- a CDS encoding SMI1/KNR4 family protein, producing the protein MSEPGLTDDELSRIEAALGFEFADDHRAFLAAGMPMGAGWPNWRAGVRNLRTLVQLPVEGILHAVEWNDFWPDTWGSRPARTKDALRSANYHLDRAPRLIPIRGHHYLPAGRDSTGRPVLSVIRTEVTVVGVTLADYLSGEEGAGEPALVDFWSDLISGDRA; encoded by the coding sequence GTGAGCGAACCAGGCCTGACCGACGACGAACTCTCGCGCATCGAGGCGGCGTTGGGGTTCGAGTTCGCCGACGATCACCGGGCCTTCTTGGCCGCCGGGATGCCGATGGGCGCAGGATGGCCGAATTGGCGTGCCGGCGTCCGCAACCTACGCACCCTGGTGCAGCTGCCCGTCGAGGGGATCCTGCACGCCGTGGAGTGGAACGACTTCTGGCCCGACACCTGGGGATCGCGGCCCGCGCGCACGAAAGATGCTCTGCGCAGCGCGAATTACCATCTGGACCGCGCTCCGCGACTGATCCCGATCCGCGGCCATCACTACCTGCCGGCCGGACGCGACAGCACCGGCCGGCCCGTGCTGTCGGTGATCCGCACCGAAGTCACCGTCGTCGGAGTCACGCTGGCCGACTACCTCAGCGGTGAGGAAGGCGCCGGCGAGCCCGCCCTTGTGGATTTCTGGTCGGACTTGATCAGCGGCGACCGCGCTTAG
- a CDS encoding VOC family protein, whose translation MDQRVSLITLGVDDLAHSRAFFEQGLGWTPTAVHDEVAFYQLPGIALGLFGRSDLAADARHPVDGTFSGITIAVNQRGVADVDRVFAEAEAAGATIVKPPEHTEWGGYSGYFADLDGHLWEIAYNPQWTINDDGTITL comes from the coding sequence ATGGACCAGCGCGTCAGCCTCATCACCCTTGGCGTCGACGATCTCGCGCACTCCCGGGCGTTCTTCGAGCAGGGCCTGGGCTGGACACCCACCGCCGTGCACGACGAGGTCGCGTTCTACCAACTGCCCGGGATCGCTCTCGGATTGTTCGGGCGCTCCGATCTCGCCGCCGACGCCCGCCACCCCGTCGACGGCACCTTCAGCGGGATCACCATCGCCGTGAACCAACGCGGCGTCGCCGATGTCGACCGGGTGTTCGCCGAAGCCGAGGCGGCCGGGGCCACCATCGTCAAACCTCCCGAACACACTGAGTGGGGCGGTTATTCGGGCTACTTCGCCGACCTCGATGGCCACCTGTGGGAAATTGCCTACAACCCGCAGTGGACCATCAACGACGACGGCACCATCACCTTGTGA
- a CDS encoding geranylgeranyl reductase family protein gives MTQRYDLVIAGGGPSGSAAAWAAAQTGAKVLVVDKAEFPRAKPCGDGLTARAVSYLQKMGLADEVATYHRVNRVTVFSPSAWELSFPKRPGMPDHGHTVSREHLDTVLLKHAESAGAEVRQGAEVAGPEFNANGRVVGVTLKGGEKIYGDAVIAADGAYSPIKRALKIDSQYNGYSAIAIRSEMPANRVDSDSLDIYLKLQFQGDQLPGYGWVFPMGNGIFNIGLGYVNSYKNWQSINATQFLGEFLRTLPRDWDLPAIEELKKNKSVRAWRLPMGFTAWPPFRPGVLFTGDSLGAGKPASGAGISKALESGLAAGECAIAALQNGGPDDFTNYAQRMEASWGREYKRGRYMHKLIGQPKLANAGIKLIDNAAFRDRMLKALYKKAEGPLHTTH, from the coding sequence GTGACGCAGCGATATGACCTGGTCATAGCGGGCGGGGGCCCCTCGGGATCAGCAGCAGCCTGGGCGGCCGCCCAGACCGGCGCCAAGGTGCTGGTGGTGGACAAGGCGGAATTTCCTCGCGCCAAGCCCTGCGGTGACGGGCTCACCGCACGTGCCGTCAGCTACCTGCAGAAGATGGGCCTCGCCGACGAGGTGGCCACCTATCACCGCGTGAACCGGGTGACGGTGTTCAGCCCCAGCGCCTGGGAACTGTCGTTTCCCAAGCGCCCGGGCATGCCGGACCACGGCCACACCGTCAGCCGCGAGCATCTGGACACCGTGCTGCTCAAGCACGCCGAGTCCGCCGGCGCGGAGGTGCGTCAGGGCGCGGAGGTCGCCGGTCCCGAATTCAACGCCAACGGCCGCGTCGTCGGCGTCACCCTCAAGGGCGGCGAGAAGATCTACGGCGACGCCGTGATCGCTGCCGACGGTGCCTACTCGCCCATCAAGCGGGCGTTGAAGATCGACTCGCAGTACAACGGCTACTCGGCGATCGCCATCCGCTCGGAGATGCCGGCCAACCGGGTGGACTCCGACAGCTTGGACATCTACCTCAAGCTGCAGTTCCAGGGTGACCAGTTGCCCGGCTACGGCTGGGTGTTCCCCATGGGCAATGGCATCTTCAACATCGGCCTGGGGTACGTCAACAGCTACAAGAACTGGCAGTCGATCAACGCCACCCAGTTCCTCGGCGAATTCCTGCGCACCTTGCCGCGGGACTGGGATCTGCCCGCCATCGAGGAGCTCAAGAAGAACAAGAGTGTGCGCGCCTGGCGCCTGCCGATGGGCTTCACCGCGTGGCCGCCGTTCCGGCCGGGTGTGCTGTTCACCGGCGACTCTCTGGGCGCCGGCAAGCCGGCTTCCGGCGCGGGCATCTCCAAGGCGCTGGAGTCCGGCCTGGCCGCCGGCGAGTGCGCGATTGCCGCTCTGCAGAACGGCGGACCCGACGACTTCACCAACTACGCGCAGCGCATGGAGGCGTCGTGGGGCCGGGAGTACAAGCGGGGCCGCTACATGCACAAGCTGATCGGACAGCCCAAGCTGGCGAACGCCGGCATCAAGCTGATCGACAATGCGGCTTTCCGTGACCGCATGCTCAAGGCGCTGTACAAGAAGGCCGAAGGCCCGCTGCACACCACGCACTGA
- a CDS encoding TetR/AcrR family transcriptional regulator encodes MRRSAKVRPDGESAEVKVDARSERWREHRKKVRAEIVDAAFRAIDRLGPAVSLREIAEEAGTAKPKIYRHFADKSDLFQAIGERMRDMLWAGIFPVINLATDPAREVIRRSVEQYVYLVDEHPNVVRFLVQGFPEQSESTMRALNEGREITLAMAEMFNNELREMELDREAIELAAYTTFGSATAATDWWLGPDPSSPRRMDRAKFIEYLTTIMVGAINGTTALLGIRIDPDLPIGKAVPRANIVS; translated from the coding sequence GTGCGCAGATCGGCGAAGGTCCGACCGGACGGCGAATCCGCCGAGGTCAAGGTCGACGCGCGCAGCGAACGGTGGCGCGAACACCGCAAGAAGGTGCGCGCCGAGATCGTCGACGCGGCGTTCCGGGCCATCGACCGGCTGGGGCCTGCGGTCAGCTTGCGGGAGATCGCCGAGGAGGCCGGCACGGCCAAGCCCAAGATCTACCGGCATTTCGCCGACAAGTCCGACCTGTTCCAGGCGATCGGCGAGCGGATGCGCGACATGCTGTGGGCGGGGATCTTCCCGGTGATCAACCTGGCCACCGATCCGGCTCGCGAGGTCATCCGCCGCAGTGTCGAGCAGTACGTCTACCTGGTCGACGAGCATCCCAACGTGGTGCGCTTCCTGGTCCAGGGTTTCCCGGAGCAGTCGGAGTCGACCATGCGGGCGCTCAACGAGGGCCGCGAGATCACCCTGGCCATGGCGGAGATGTTCAACAACGAGCTGCGCGAGATGGAACTCGACCGCGAGGCCATCGAATTGGCCGCGTACACGACCTTCGGTTCGGCCACCGCGGCCACCGACTGGTGGCTGGGCCCCGACCCGTCCAGTCCGCGCCGGATGGACCGCGCGAAGTTCATCGAGTACCTCACGACGATCATGGTCGGCGCCATCAACGGCACGACCGCGCTGCTGGGTATCCGCATCGACCCCGATCTGCCGATCGGCAAAGCGGTTCCGCGGGCCAACATCGTCAGCTGA
- a CDS encoding TetR/AcrR family transcriptional regulator — translation MTRRLRADAALNRDRIVDAAAELFAAKGIAVPMDDVARHAGVGVATLYRRFPTRADLAAATFERNLSRYTEAVDRALAEPDPWSGFRALLYELCQLQASDAGLRELLTMSFPASSIIEQRSGEALVKLRTLMERAQQAGDLRRDLVPGDVVVMLLGNSGVVAATCGAETAPGTEPWRRFAALIINAFAVNPCEPLPVATPEPQLRRSIAMLAQ, via the coding sequence GTGACCCGGCGACTGCGTGCCGATGCCGCCCTCAACCGCGACCGCATCGTCGACGCCGCGGCAGAACTGTTCGCCGCGAAAGGCATCGCGGTACCGATGGACGACGTGGCCCGCCACGCCGGGGTGGGGGTGGCCACGTTGTACCGGCGTTTTCCGACCCGCGCGGACTTGGCGGCGGCGACCTTCGAACGCAATCTCAGCCGGTACACCGAGGCGGTCGATCGGGCGTTGGCCGAGCCCGATCCGTGGAGCGGCTTCCGGGCGCTGCTCTACGAGCTGTGCCAGCTGCAGGCCAGCGATGCCGGTCTGCGGGAACTGCTCACCATGTCGTTTCCGGCCAGCAGCATCATCGAGCAACGCTCCGGCGAGGCCCTGGTCAAGCTGCGCACCTTGATGGAGCGCGCCCAGCAGGCGGGTGATTTGCGACGCGACCTGGTTCCCGGTGACGTCGTGGTGATGCTGTTGGGCAATTCCGGGGTGGTCGCGGCGACCTGCGGAGCGGAAACGGCGCCGGGCACCGAGCCCTGGCGTCGATTCGCCGCGCTGATCATCAACGCGTTCGCAGTGAATCCGTGTGAACCACTGCCCGTCGCGACCCCGGAACCGCAGTTGCGCCGCTCCATCGCCATGCTCGCGCAGTAG
- the nrdF gene encoding class 1b ribonucleoside-diphosphate reductase subunit beta codes for MTDGIKLIDRVSAINWNRLHDEKDGEVWDRLTGNFWLPEKVPVSNDIPSWGTLNEHEKQLTMRVFTGLTLLDTIQGTVGAVSLIPDALTPHEEAVYTNIAFMESVHAKSYSNIFSTLCSTSEIDEAFRWSEENPNLQRKAEIVMQYYKGDEPLKRKVASTLLESFLFYSGFYLPMYWSSRAKLTNTADMIRLIIRDEAVHGYYIGYKFQRGLAQASEAKRAELKDYTYELLFELYDNEVEYTQDLYDGVGLTEDVKKFLRYNANKALMNLGYEALFPKDETDVNPAILSALSPNADENHDFFSGSGSSYVIGKAVVTEDEDWDF; via the coding sequence GTGACTGATGGCATCAAGCTGATCGACCGAGTTTCGGCCATCAACTGGAACCGCCTGCACGACGAGAAGGATGGCGAGGTCTGGGACCGACTGACCGGCAACTTCTGGCTGCCGGAGAAGGTGCCGGTGTCCAACGACATCCCCTCGTGGGGCACGTTGAACGAGCACGAGAAGCAGCTCACCATGCGGGTGTTCACCGGTCTGACGCTGCTGGACACCATCCAGGGCACCGTCGGCGCGGTCAGCCTGATCCCCGATGCGCTCACCCCGCACGAGGAAGCGGTGTACACCAACATCGCGTTCATGGAATCGGTGCACGCCAAGAGCTACAGCAACATCTTCTCCACGCTGTGTTCCACCAGCGAGATCGACGAGGCGTTCCGCTGGTCGGAGGAGAACCCGAACCTGCAGCGCAAAGCCGAGATCGTCATGCAGTACTACAAGGGTGACGAGCCGCTCAAGCGCAAGGTCGCCTCGACGCTGCTGGAGAGCTTCCTGTTCTACTCGGGCTTCTATCTGCCGATGTACTGGAGCAGCCGCGCCAAGCTCACCAACACCGCCGACATGATCCGGCTGATCATTCGCGACGAGGCCGTGCACGGCTACTACATCGGCTACAAGTTTCAGCGCGGGCTGGCGCAGGCGAGTGAGGCCAAGCGCGCCGAGCTCAAGGACTACACCTACGAGCTGCTGTTCGAGCTCTACGACAACGAGGTCGAGTACACCCAGGACCTCTACGACGGCGTGGGCCTGACCGAGGACGTCAAGAAGTTCCTGCGCTACAACGCCAACAAGGCCCTGATGAATCTGGGTTACGAGGCGCTGTTCCCCAAGGACGAAACCGACGTCAACCCGGCCATCCTGTCGGCGCTGAGCCCCAACGCCGACGAGAACCACGACTTCTTCTCCGGTTCGGGCTCCAGCTACGTCATCGGCAAGGCCGTTGTCACCGAAGACGAGGACTGGGACTTCTAA